A genome region from Mercenaria mercenaria strain notata chromosome 11, MADL_Memer_1, whole genome shotgun sequence includes the following:
- the LOC123531934 gene encoding uncharacterized protein LOC123531934, whose product MDTKENVESTFDQPLHPEQNAQQQDTCATGGQVSQQTNNKKDKQATAQKRGAVRMAGFLFWVNLAGILMLLVGFVAPGWLTIKANQKMHKSSYSYDSGTPSHLYNVYQDYALWYVTQCYEHDGRNTVCETMTYRTIDDVYGGNNNDYEKIEIGEMEKVGDDRFTFPRPGLG is encoded by the coding sequence ATGGATACAAAAGAAAATGTCGAGAGCACGTTTGACCAGCCTTTGCACCCGGAACAAAATGCACAACAGCAAGACACATGCGCTACAGGGGGTCAAGTCTCACAACAAACTAATAACAAGAAAGACAAACAAGCAACTGCGCAGAAACGTGGAGCTGTTCGAATGGCAGGTTTTCTATTTTGGGTTAACCTTGCAGGCATACTGATGTTGCTTGTTGGGTTTGTTGCCCCTGGTTGGTTGACAATTAAGGCTAATcaaaaaatgcataaaagttCATACTCATATGATAGTGGAACTCCTAGCCATTTATACAATGTGTACCAGGACTATGCTCTATGGTATGTCACTCAGTGTTATGAGCACGACGGCAGGAACACTGTGTGTGAAACGATGACGTACCGAACGATTGACGATGTTTATGGAGGAAACAATAACGATTATGAGAAGATTGAAATTGGAGAAATGGAAAAAGTTGGAGACGACCGGTTCACTTTTCCCAGGCCGGGTTTGGGGTGA
- the LOC123531921 gene encoding uncharacterized protein LOC123531921 → MDTKGNVENTSDQPLSPEQYAEFKEDYGTTEIPISQQPIRAKDNRDKKKNIGAVRMAGFLFWLNFAGVLLLLVGFVAPGWLTAKTDQKLYRNSYSYDSGTPLHLYNVYQDYALWYITQCYEHDGRNTVCETMTYRTIDDVYGEEKSDYEKIEIGEMEKVGDDRFMFHGAGLVFSYSEVVRVETLYTIGLLIALFTLYKFYQFRAGVTDGKRTILSKLKWALLLILTVLSVVLVLVPVFMFVLVRGKLEKDYHSDVYTPFGSVFAGIGGGIMALVPISIFMQLVCCRNTDEYICSCTDESDVVVAVEDD, encoded by the exons ATGGATACCAAAGGAAATGTCGAGAACACGTCTGATCAGCCTTTAAGCCCAGAACAATATGCAGAGTTTAAAGAAGACTATGGCACTACGGAGATTCCAATATCACAGCAACCTATCAGAGCAAAAGACAATCGAGACAAGAAGAAGAATATCGGGGCTGTTCGAATGGCAGGTTTTTTATTTTGGCTAAACTTTGCCGGCGTACTGTTGTTGCTTGTTGGGTTTGTTGCGCCTGGTTGGCTCACAGCTAAGACTGACCAGAAATTGTATAGAAACTCATACTCATATGATAGTGGAACTCCTTTACATTTATACAATGTGTACCAGGACTATGCTCTATGGTATATCACCCAGTGTTATGAGCACGACGGCAGGAACACTGTGTGTGAAACGATGACGTACCGAACGATTGACGATGTTTATGGAGAAGAAAAAAGCGATTATGAGAAAATTGAAATTGGGGAAATGGAAAAAGTTGGAGACGACCGGTTCATGTTTCACGGTGCGGGATTAG TTTTCAGCTATTCGGAGGTTGTTCGTGTGGAGACACTCTACACAATTGGACTGTTGATTGCACTGTTTACACTTTACAAATTCTACCAGTTTCGTGCCGGTGTGACGGACGGCAAACGTACCATTCTTAGCAAGTTAAAATGGGCTTTGCTGTTAATTCTGACAGTTCTCTCTG TTGTACTGGTGTTGGTTCCAGTGTTTATGTTTGTCTTAGTACGCGGGAAACTTGAAAAGGATTATCATTCGGATGTATACACCCCGTTTGGTTCAGTGTTTGCGGGTATTGGAGGAGGGATAATGGCATTGGTCCCCATTTCTATATTCATGCAACTGGTATGTTGCAGAAACACGGATGAGTACATCTGCAGTTGCACGGATGAGTCTGACGTGGTTGTCGCAGTGGAAGATGACTAG
- the LOC123532583 gene encoding uncharacterized protein LOC123532583, with translation MDTTENVENTVDQLLHPEQNSPQGKFATGNQVSQQTNNKKDKQATMKKRGAVRMAGFLFWINLVGVLLLLVGFVAPGWLTIKANQRLHKSSYALYYDSETPSYLHNVYQDYALWYVTQCYEHDGRNTVCETMTYRTIDGIYGEDNTNYEKIEIGEMEKVGDDRFVFHGAGLVLFLLVPVFMFAVVRGDLRENELSVKFYDSLGSAFAGCGGGVMALIAITIFLQLVFCRNQDA, from the exons ATGGATACAACAGAAAATGTCGAGAACACGGTTGATCAACTTTTACATCCGGAACAGAATTCACCACAAGGCAAGTTCGCCACAGGAAATCAAGTTTCACAACAAACTAACAACAAGAAAGACAAACAAGCAACTATGAAGAAACGTGGAGCTGTTCGAATGGCAGGTTTCCTATTTTGGATAAATCTCGTAGGCGTACTGTTGTTGCTTGTTGGGTTTGTTGCCCCTGGTTGGTTGACAATTAAAGCTAATCAGAGATTGCACAAAAGTTCATATGCATTATATTATGACAGTGAAACTCCTAGCTATTTACACAATGTGTACCAGGACTATGCTCTATGGTATGTCACTCAGTGTTATGAGCACGACGGCAGGAACACTGTGTGTGAAACGATGACGTACCGAACGATTGATGGTATTTATGGAGAAGACAATACTAATTATGAGAAGATTGAAATAGGGGAAATGGAAAAAGTTGGAGACGATCGGTTCGTGTTTCATGGTGCAGGATTAG ttttattctTGTTGGTGCCTGTGTTCATGTTTGCCGTGGTACGCGGAGATCTAAGAGAAAACGAACTTTCTGTGAAATTTTACGACTCGTTAGGGTCTGCGTTTGCGGGATGTGGAGGAGGGGTGATGGCATTGATCGCTATTACTATATTTTTGCAACTAGTATTTTGCAGAAATCAAGACGCCTAA